The genomic stretch taattattataatcacATTAATAAACTTAATTTAGTTTAACTTTTGATGATAAATATTAATACTGAGAAAACTAAAACTGAAAGGTAAAAATTTTCTACAAAAATTTCTAAATGGTATTTTACAAATGCATAGAGGAATCATATTCAAGTAACAATATCTAGTATCAGTAATTGTAGAAGAGTAGTTCCTTACATTCATTTAATATTCAATTattcatttttaatttcaccAGAAAAGGTGTACCCTGGACCCTTTTCTTGAGCCACGAGAGAGCCGCGAAGACTAGTCGCGAAGCGgcaagaagagaaaaacctctggttaccttggacttaaGTGTCACTTTCGTGCAGACGCCAGGGTCAGGATCTGACCCTCAGGCTCGTGTTGggtgatatttttacaaacacacAAATCAATAagattggttcatttgattgGTAATAAACCGAGGGGACATATGATTGCTAAGTTGTCATTGgtcccttttgtaattatcaatttgatGCGTTTGACAGCTGgtgtctgcatgaaagtgaacttcaagtccaaggtaacaaGAGGTTTTCCTCTTCCGGCCACTTCACATCTTTCTCGCAgttcaagaaaaacctctgggaccagggttgAACAGGTGACAACACTTCATGCTCAGGTGTTTGAGTCACATGGTGAAAAGTGACTGGGGTCAAAAGGAAGCAGAGCTTATCAGAGGAACCCTAAGAAGGAAAGCTATCTAACTGTGATGATCTTCCTGATTTTCATTTCACGTGTTCTGcagttcaaagataaatttCATATTCTAAAATCATTGTGTTAAACAATGGAATTCGAGTACTAGTGGAATTATGTTTCTCTTAGTTCAAGGATAAAGTAAAATAATCATTGATAGTTATACCAGCAATGTTACTACATCTTTTCTTCTATAATGTGACCATAAAATAGTTACTGAAACATTTAATTTGTCAAAATATTGGCAAGTATTAAATTTGTCCCCGGATAGCAGCCACCTTAGGCCACAGCCCATCGCCCGGTGACACTCAGAGCACTATCCATTCTCGCTACTGGACCCTTATTAAGCTTCTTGCCTAAGACATTTAACTTGGATCTTGCAACATCCCAATCAATGTATGCTGATTCCAGGCACCTGCCCATTCCCTCTGAGAGCCTGTATCCAGTACGCCCATGGAGAACACGATCATTATCAAACACTACTATCTCTCCTGGGGAGAGCTTGTGAAGAAACATGTTCTTGGGATCTGTTAGTCGTTTGGAGAATGAGTAATATGCTTCGTATATCTCCTGTGTTTTATCTGCTGTTACACCTAGAAAGCGCTGTCTGGTTCCCTCATTGAGATTGCATCTCAACAGACGGCCTAAGTGATCCACCCTGGAAAGAAGAGTAGAAAGTGACTAATGGACCATAAAATCtctaaacaaaaacataaacacCAGTACATGATTTAAAAGAGGTTTTTGATCATTTTCCAACATCACGGCTTATTTCTACCCAATCATGTTTGCCTAAATTATGGAGTAAGATAGGTCATGTCATACTGTAACTTACCGGTAACAAAGCACTTACCATCAAACATTTTGCAAAAAAGTCCCTTGGGGAGGGGGAGGGATTAATCCAATGGCCTTTTATGGTGGAGAGGATAGAGGCACTCTCAGAAAGTTCATGACAGTTCTTCTGAGGGAATGGCACAAGAAATGCACCCCATGCTTCTAAACAAAAAATACCAATGGAAATGAACTTACTCAAGAATTGGCCTTGCACCTTCAAAGTCGTAATCGCCCAGTATGTCGGCACCACTGGTTCTAAACAGGACGTGTGTGCTTGTAAGCAGGTCATATGCATGAGGATCTTCCTCTCTCAACTGCTGAGCCACATGAAATGAGTCCACCAAAGTGTTCTCTCCTCCATCAGTTGGAATTTGCTCCAAGCAAAAGAGTAGTTGTATCTGTTAAAACATTAATTTGTTATGCAGGTgtagacaaaagaaaaatgaaggggAAAAAAGGTAAATTTGAAGGTGAACCACAGATGAAATAAAAGTTGCTTAAATTAAAATGAGGTACGATTCTAATGCAAGTGTAACACCATCCATACAGCGTAAGTATGGATTTTCAacttaatcataaaaattacaatttcctcgacttgtcttgccaagttgttattggaaagttcaataagccaatcacattcaaagttgtagtttaaatcaaccaataaCAGTTacagttgtagtttaaatcaaccaatcacaaccttggtttcaatcaccatagaaacagtgtacaggcTCCTAAATTggggttttctttctttctttctttcagatggacattaaacaatttacgccCCCTTGTCAGTCTTTTGatgcaaattttccctttccTTCATAACTTGGTTCATCTTCTTTAATTTCtctgaaattgtaatttttatgattaccGGTAATTGGTAAGAGTACTTTGTGTCGTCCAAttcagtctgtaatcatacttgtgataaacaaatcggactcccacGATTTTcttatcactcgtatgattacagaccaaattggactccactcagtcctattaccattacataattattatacatgtaaaacaaataAACCACTTATTTTACAAACCCCTGGTTTGCATTCGTAGTATGGCAAATCAGAATGGAAAGGCAATGTGTAGGTTGTATATGCAACACTGTTCGCCTTTTGCCTCGTGGACACCATTATTGTC from Montipora capricornis isolate CH-2021 chromosome 12, ASM3666992v2, whole genome shotgun sequence encodes the following:
- the LOC138025206 gene encoding gamma-butyrobetaine dioxygenase-like, which encodes MVIFKMGSSWRTGWTCFQSSHLFVISPLRGLRTSSFVLGKLLMKNVQHSPAKKMVDVTWQDNTSHRYPYIYLRDNCPCSECFFKESSQRLLDIVRDVDVNIKPEKVEMTDYGAELSITWPDGHVSLLDADWLFEKRLSEESKLQAENCEEVTTRNVLLWGNEFKDQIPRLRFDDILNDEEVQFDWLNSLYRYGVMLITDTPVQKGQLDKLGELVGYLRMTAYGKTIMVSTRQKANSVAYTTYTLPFHSDLPYYECKPGIQLLFCLEQIPTDGGENTLVDSFHVAQQLREEDPHAYDLLTSTHVLFRTSGADILGDYDFEGARPILEVDHLGRLLRCNLNEGTRQRFLGVTADKTQEIYEAYYSFSKRLTDPKNMFLHKLSPGEIVVFDNDRVLHGRTGYRLSEGMGRCLESAYIDWDVARSKLNVLGKKLNKGPVARMDSALSVTGRWAVA